A stretch of the Fusobacterium varium genome encodes the following:
- a CDS encoding DNA-binding protein: MLKLSIVLKQLRESRDLTILKLAEMTGLGNGTIGDIESGKSNGSRKSLDKIVKALQLTTDEKDKLYSAFLGREYKSFGDKRIENLDKKELTQYEKAMNEASMFFNDEEIDEEDKQKLLLALNEVFFRSKEINKKKYVHKNKKDLEKDK; the protein is encoded by the coding sequence ATGTTGAAATTATCTATTGTTTTAAAACAATTAAGAGAAAGCCGAGATCTTACAATATTAAAATTAGCAGAAATGACTGGGCTGGGAAATGGAACCATAGGAGATATAGAATCTGGAAAAAGTAATGGAAGTAGAAAAAGTTTAGATAAAATAGTAAAAGCTCTTCAATTAACTACGGATGAAAAGGATAAATTATATTCAGCATTTTTAGGTAGAGAATATAAAAGTTTTGGAGATAAACGAATAGAAAATTTAGATAAAAAAGAATTAACTCAATATGAAAAAGCTATGAATGAAGCAAGCATGTTTTTCAATGATGAAGAAATAGATGAGGAAGATAAACAAAAATTATTATTAGCTTTAAATGAAGTTTTTTTTAGAAGTAAAGAAATTAATAAAAAAAAATATGTTCATAAAAATAAAAAAGATTTAGAAAAAGATAAGTAG
- a CDS encoding putative O-methyltransferase: MLEELKEANGYIVGKIIEKDKLILEMEKYAHEYNIPIVTKEVAEYLKFLVKTYKTKNILEIGTAIGYSGILMAKEIKENNGKLYTIEIDEERYNLAQENFKKSGLNNIISIKGDALEEVKKINDKFDFIFIDASKGHYMDFFEDSYKLLNEGGIVFIDNIMFRGYLYKEYPKRFKTIVKRLDSFIDYLYEREGRFVLLPFGDGVGLYYKQREKV, encoded by the coding sequence ATGTTAGAAGAATTAAAGGAAGCCAATGGATATATAGTAGGAAAAATCATTGAAAAAGATAAGTTGATACTTGAAATGGAGAAATATGCTCATGAATATAATATTCCAATTGTAACAAAAGAGGTTGCTGAATATTTAAAATTTTTGGTAAAAACCTATAAAACTAAAAATATTCTAGAAATAGGAACTGCTATTGGTTATTCAGGGATACTTATGGCTAAAGAGATAAAAGAAAATAATGGAAAATTGTATACTATTGAAATAGATGAAGAAAGATACAATCTTGCACAGGAAAACTTTAAAAAATCTGGATTGAATAATATTATTTCAATTAAAGGAGATGCTTTAGAAGAAGTAAAAAAAATAAATGATAAATTTGACTTTATATTTATAGATGCTTCAAAAGGTCATTATATGGATTTTTTTGAAGATTCTTATAAGCTATTGAATGAAGGCGGGATAGTATTTATTGATAATATAATGTTTAGAGGATATTTGTATAAAGAATATCCAAAGAGATTTAAGACTATTGTAAAAAGGTTAGATAGTTTTATTGATTATCTTTATGAGAGAGAAGGTAGGTTCGTACTTCTCCCTTTTGGAGATGGTGTTGGTCTTTATTATAAGCAAAGAGAAAAAGTATGA
- a CDS encoding putative 16S rRNA methyltransferase B: protein MNVKQRAIGLIQEVENGKYSNIALNDYFRENTLNKKERGFITELFYGVIRKKIFLDYEINKRVSSIKKDWIRNLLRISIYQITFMKSDDKGVVWEASELAKKKFGVPVGKFVNGVLRGYLREMEDDIKELREMDKADILLSYPRWFYEKIKDEYGEEGELFLESLKKIPYISFRVNTLKYSEKEFEELLSTKEIEIIKKVDTVYYVDSGILLYSNEFKEGKIIVQDASSYLSAKNLNPKEQDLVLDTCSAPGGKTAVLGELMGNKGELLALDIYPHKLKLIEENCKKLGIDIVKPIKMDARKLNQQGKKFDKILVDAPCSGYGVLRKKPEAIYNKTAENIELLSELQFEILESASQVLKDDGELVYSTCTILKEENTENIKKFLKKYPEFETAEIYIPENVKGTYDEAGGFTIDYNEDILDGFYIAKIRKKR, encoded by the coding sequence GTGAATGTAAAGCAAAGAGCCATTGGGCTTATACAAGAAGTTGAAAATGGAAAGTATTCCAATATAGCTTTAAATGATTACTTTAGAGAAAATACTCTAAATAAAAAAGAAAGAGGCTTTATAACAGAACTTTTTTATGGTGTAATAAGGAAAAAAATATTTTTAGATTATGAAATAAATAAAAGGGTAAGTTCAATAAAAAAAGATTGGATAAGAAATCTTCTGAGAATATCTATATATCAGATTACTTTTATGAAGAGTGATGATAAAGGAGTAGTATGGGAAGCCTCTGAACTGGCCAAGAAAAAATTTGGTGTGCCAGTTGGGAAATTTGTAAATGGAGTATTAAGAGGATACTTGAGAGAAATGGAAGATGATATAAAAGAGTTAAGAGAAATGGATAAAGCAGATATTCTTTTATCATATCCAAGATGGTTTTATGAAAAAATAAAAGATGAATATGGAGAAGAAGGAGAATTATTTTTAGAATCATTAAAAAAAATACCTTATATAAGTTTTAGAGTAAATACATTAAAGTATAGTGAAAAAGAGTTTGAAGAGTTGCTTTCAACTAAAGAGATAGAAATAATAAAAAAAGTAGATACAGTATATTATGTGGATTCAGGAATATTACTATATAGCAATGAATTTAAAGAGGGTAAAATAATAGTACAGGATGCCTCATCTTATCTTTCAGCTAAAAATTTAAATCCAAAGGAACAAGATTTAGTTTTAGATACTTGCAGTGCTCCTGGAGGAAAGACAGCAGTACTTGGTGAATTGATGGGAAATAAAGGAGAGCTTTTAGCTTTGGATATTTATCCTCATAAATTAAAACTAATAGAAGAAAATTGTAAAAAATTGGGAATAGATATAGTTAAACCTATAAAAATGGATGCAAGGAAATTAAATCAGCAGGGGAAAAAGTTTGATAAAATATTAGTAGATGCTCCATGCAGCGGTTATGGTGTGCTTAGAAAAAAACCTGAAGCTATATACAATAAAACTGCCGAAAATATAGAATTATTATCAGAATTACAATTTGAAATACTTGAGTCAGCTTCACAAGTTCTTAAAGATGATGGGGAGTTGGTATATAGTACTTGTACTATTTTAAAAGAAGAAAATACAGAAAATATAAAGAAATTTTTGAAAAAATATCCAGAATTTGAAACAGCAGAAATATATATACCAGAAAATGTAAAGGGAACTTATGATGAAGCTGGTGGATTTACAATAGATTATAATGAAGATATTCTAGATGGATTTTATATTGCAAAAATCAGAAAAAAGAGGTAA
- a CDS encoding putative magnesium transporter has translation MENVLFFLKNNQLAKLKESLMEENPVDIAELLEDLTKEQSLKIFRILPKDTSAEVFSYLSSEKQQEIVENITDEEIRHIIDEMFIDDTVDFIEEMPANIVDKILQNTSPDTRKLINQFLKYPENSAGSVMTVEYVSLKSDMNIGQALNHIKKVGIDNETIDICYIIDNQRKLVGFISLKSLIFLDDILPLVDAMETNVISAVTTDDQEFIASQFRKYDLTSMPVVDNEGRLVGIITIDDVVDVIDQENTEDFQKMAAMNPSDEEYLKESVFSLAKHRIIWLLVLMISATATGTIIRRYEEVLQSVVILAAFIPMLMDTGGNAGSQSSTLIIRGIALGEIQIKDVGKILWKEFRVSLIVGVTLAAVNFLRIYFIDRAGLTISLVVCASLLFTVVIAKVVGGVLPLMAKAFKLDPAIMASPLITTIVDACALVVYFGLSTHFLNLA, from the coding sequence ATGGAAAATGTTTTGTTTTTCCTAAAAAATAATCAATTAGCAAAATTGAAAGAATCACTTATGGAAGAAAACCCAGTAGATATTGCAGAACTTCTTGAAGATCTTACTAAAGAACAAAGCCTTAAAATATTTAGAATTCTTCCTAAAGATACTTCAGCAGAAGTATTTTCATATCTTTCTTCAGAGAAACAACAGGAAATTGTTGAAAATATAACAGATGAAGAAATACGTCATATAATTGATGAAATGTTTATTGATGACACTGTAGACTTCATTGAAGAAATGCCTGCAAATATTGTAGATAAAATATTGCAGAATACTTCTCCAGACACCAGAAAATTAATCAACCAGTTTCTAAAATACCCTGAAAACAGTGCTGGTAGTGTAATGACAGTGGAATATGTTTCTCTAAAGAGCGATATGAATATTGGACAGGCTTTAAATCACATAAAAAAAGTAGGTATTGATAATGAGACCATTGATATATGCTATATTATTGACAATCAAAGAAAGCTTGTTGGATTTATTTCACTAAAAAGTCTTATTTTTTTAGATGATATCCTTCCTTTGGTTGATGCAATGGAAACTAATGTTATTAGTGCTGTTACTACTGATGATCAGGAATTTATTGCTTCTCAATTCAGAAAATATGACCTTACATCTATGCCAGTAGTTGATAATGAAGGAAGACTTGTTGGTATTATTACTATTGATGATGTGGTAGATGTCATTGATCAAGAAAATACAGAAGATTTTCAAAAGATGGCTGCTATGAACCCATCAGATGAAGAATATCTGAAAGAATCTGTATTTTCTCTTGCAAAACATAGAATTATATGGCTTTTGGTGCTTATGATTTCTGCCACTGCTACTGGTACTATCATAAGAAGATATGAAGAAGTACTTCAATCTGTTGTTATTCTAGCTGCATTTATTCCCATGTTAATGGATACTGGAGGAAATGCAGGTTCACAATCTTCTACTTTAATTATCAGAGGAATAGCTCTTGGAGAAATACAAATTAAAGATGTTGGAAAAATACTTTGGAAAGAATTTAGAGTAAGTTTGATAGTTGGAGTCACTCTAGCTGCTGTTAATTTTTTGAGAATATATTTTATAGACAGAGCTGGTCTTACTATTTCATTAGTGGTGTGTGCAAGCTTGTTATTCACAGTTGTAATAGCTAAAGTTGTTGGAGGAGTCCTTCCGCTGATGGCAAAAGCATTTAAACTTGATCCTGCTATTATGGCAAGTCCATTGATCACTACAATAGTAGATGCTTGTGCATTAGTAGTTTATTTTGGATTATCAACTCATTTTTTAAATCTTGCATAA
- the htpG gene encoding heat-shock protein Hsp90 produces MRKESKVFQAETKELLNLMINSIYTNKEIFLRELISNASDAIDKLKFNSLTDSEILGDDKDFKITLSVDKDKKELTITDNGIGMTYDEVAENIGTIAKSGSKAFKEKLENTSKDEIDIIGQFGVGFYSGFMAADTITLTTKSPYSDKGVKWVSSGDGSYEIEEIEIEKRGTSITLSIKSGEEYDSFLEDWKIKDLVKKYSDYVRYPIYFNDEIINSTKPIWKTDKSTLKDEDYNEFYKSNFHDWEDPMMHFHLKIQGNIEYTSLLYVPKKAPIDFYTKDYKKGLQLYTKNVFIMDKCDELIPEYFSFIKGLVDCDNLSLNISREILQQNSELQAISRNLEKKIISEFEKLLKTDRDKYIEFWEAFGRNIKFGVHDMFGMNKDKLQNLLIFRSSLDEKYVTLKEYTERMDDRKEILYVVGEDLATVTSLPKMEALKEKGMEVLLLTDKIDEFALKTMMEYDGKSFKSINDSDFKIDDSKEKEEEIKKLSEENKTLLDKIKEVLSDKIVDVELSNDLGKAASSLLAKGSVSLEMEKVLSQIPGNEGVKAEKILALNPEHPVFKKLQNSENTETFNDLLDVLYTEALILEGFQIENPVDFIKKLNNLIK; encoded by the coding sequence ATGAGAAAAGAATCAAAAGTGTTTCAAGCAGAAACAAAAGAATTACTTAACTTAATGATAAATTCTATCTATACAAATAAAGAAATATTTTTAAGAGAACTTATATCAAATGCAAGTGATGCAATTGACAAATTAAAATTTAACTCTCTTACTGACAGCGAAATATTAGGCGATGACAAAGATTTCAAAATAACATTATCTGTGGATAAAGACAAAAAAGAATTAACAATAACAGACAATGGTATAGGAATGACTTATGACGAAGTAGCAGAAAATATTGGAACGATTGCCAAATCAGGTTCTAAAGCTTTTAAAGAAAAATTAGAAAATACTTCAAAAGATGAAATAGATATTATTGGTCAATTTGGAGTAGGATTCTATTCAGGATTTATGGCTGCAGATACTATCACTCTTACTACTAAATCTCCTTATTCTGATAAGGGAGTAAAATGGGTATCTTCTGGAGATGGTTCTTATGAAATTGAAGAAATTGAAATTGAAAAAAGAGGAACTTCTATAACTCTATCTATTAAATCTGGTGAAGAATATGATAGTTTTCTTGAAGATTGGAAAATCAAAGATCTTGTAAAAAAATATTCTGATTATGTAAGATACCCAATCTATTTTAATGATGAAATAATTAATTCCACAAAGCCTATATGGAAAACTGATAAGTCAACTTTAAAGGATGAAGATTATAATGAATTTTATAAATCTAATTTCCATGACTGGGAAGATCCTATGATGCATTTTCACCTAAAAATACAAGGAAATATTGAATATACTTCACTTTTATATGTCCCTAAAAAAGCTCCTATAGATTTTTATACAAAAGATTACAAAAAAGGACTTCAGCTTTATACTAAAAATGTATTTATAATGGATAAGTGTGATGAATTAATTCCAGAATATTTTAGTTTTATCAAAGGTCTTGTAGATTGCGACAATCTTTCACTTAATATATCAAGAGAGATTTTACAGCAAAATAGCGAACTTCAAGCTATCTCTAGAAACCTTGAAAAGAAAATAATAAGTGAATTTGAAAAACTTTTAAAAACTGATAGAGACAAATATATAGAATTCTGGGAAGCCTTTGGAAGAAATATAAAATTTGGTGTCCATGATATGTTCGGAATGAATAAAGATAAACTTCAAAATCTTCTTATCTTCAGAAGTTCTCTTGATGAAAAGTATGTTACATTGAAAGAATATACAGAACGTATGGATGACAGAAAAGAAATTCTTTATGTAGTAGGAGAAGATTTAGCTACTGTTACTTCTCTTCCTAAAATGGAAGCACTAAAAGAAAAAGGAATGGAAGTTCTTTTGCTTACAGATAAAATAGATGAATTTGCTTTAAAAACTATGATGGAATATGATGGTAAATCATTTAAATCTATCAATGATTCAGATTTCAAAATTGATGACAGCAAAGAAAAAGAAGAAGAAATAAAAAAACTTTCAGAAGAAAATAAAACACTTCTTGATAAAATAAAAGAGGTACTGTCAGATAAAATAGTTGATGTTGAACTTAGTAATGATCTAGGGAAAGCTGCTTCTTCTCTTCTGGCAAAAGGAAGTGTTTCTTTGGAAATGGAAAAAGTTCTTTCTCAAATACCTGGAAATGAAGGAGTAAAAGCTGAAAAAATACTTGCTTTAAACCCTGAACATCCTGTATTTAAAAAGCTTCAAAATTCTGAGAATACAGAAACTTTTAATGATCTTCTTGATGTATTATATACTGAAGCATTAATTTTAGAGGGATTCCAAATAGAAAATCCTGTAGATTTCATCAAAAAATTAAATAATCTTATTAAATAA
- a CDS encoding putative transcriptional regulator, whose translation MKNEIIDEVPVYQKIAIDIAKKIINGKYSLGEKLSGRSTLATEYRVSPETIRKSVYILKEFDILNISKGSGIEIKSIENAIRYMEQYGESQTINSIKKDIHDWIKRQKKENEKLLNSITKLLEITDKFEAVNPFTPLAIRITPSMNFIGKTSAEVMFWNHTGATIFAIKHGEKTILSPGPQTVFQEGDILYFIGDEQSYDRVKNFFTSAIQS comes from the coding sequence ATGAAAAATGAGATTATTGATGAAGTTCCTGTATATCAGAAGATAGCAATTGATATAGCAAAAAAAATAATAAATGGAAAATACAGTCTTGGAGAAAAACTCTCTGGACGGTCTACTCTTGCTACTGAATACAGAGTTTCTCCTGAAACTATTCGAAAATCTGTATATATTTTGAAAGAATTTGATATATTAAATATTTCAAAGGGAAGTGGAATAGAAATTAAATCTATTGAAAATGCTATCAGATATATGGAGCAATATGGAGAAAGCCAAACAATTAACAGTATTAAGAAAGATATTCATGATTGGATAAAAAGACAGAAAAAAGAAAATGAAAAACTTTTAAACAGTATAACAAAACTTCTAGAAATTACAGATAAATTTGAAGCTGTAAATCCTTTTACCCCTTTAGCTATCCGGATTACTCCAAGCATGAATTTTATTGGAAAAACAAGTGCTGAGGTAATGTTTTGGAATCATACTGGAGCTACTATATTTGCTATTAAACATGGTGAAAAAACTATTCTTTCCCCAGGACCACAGACTGTCTTTCAAGAGGGAGATATTCTGTACTTCATAGGAGATGAGCAGTCTTATGACAGAGTTAAAAATTTTTTCACTAGTGCTATTCAAAGTTAA
- a CDS encoding putative adhesion protein FadA, which translates to MKKILLGCLLLVSAASFGATDVMVTLEQLEQNFQELEAEERAMYNQRKAEAEIAEKVLAEQKATYQQIITQEKRIADVKEFRYYKGQYNQLAKKYADAKRVLEDEMKKQEEIIYMFEIMK; encoded by the coding sequence ATGAAAAAAATATTATTAGGCTGCTTACTATTAGTATCAGCAGCATCTTTTGGAGCCACAGATGTTATGGTAACTCTTGAGCAATTAGAACAAAACTTTCAAGAATTAGAAGCTGAAGAAAGAGCCATGTATAATCAGAGAAAAGCAGAAGCTGAAATAGCCGAAAAAGTATTAGCAGAACAAAAAGCTACATATCAGCAAATAATTACTCAGGAGAAACGTATAGCTGATGTAAAGGAATTTAGATACTACAAAGGTCAGTATAATCAATTAGCAAAAAAATATGCAGATGCTAAAAGAGTTTTAGAAGATGAAATGAAAAAACAAGAAGAAATAATTTATATGTTTGAAATTATGAAATAA